GCGATCGGTTTGAACCACTGGGCATCCCCACGCTCTATAACTTGATGTTTGGGCATGTGGGCGAAAATGCGGTGTTGCCGCTGGGCACTGAAGCAACTTTGGATGCCACGGCGCAAACTTTGACGATCAATGAAAATGCAGTGATTTAAGCCGCAGGTTGATCATTAATCTATCCTCAGGGATTGGGGCTGGGGGCAGGAACCGAATTATAATTGCTGGCAAATATCTAACATCTCTTTGTTGGCAACTCGTCATTTTTGATTATGCGATCGCTATTCTCCTTATATTTTCGTCTGTTTCGCAGTAGTCGGTTTCGTTGGATTGCGATTTTGGCCAGCCTGGTCTATATTCTCAGTCCGTTTGATCTCTCGCCGGATCTAATGCCGATCTTGGGGCGGGTTGATGATCTGGTGGTGATTGTGTTGATGCTGGCGGGGTTGATTCAGAATTTGTTTATTAAATCGAGTGATGATGAAGATGAAAGCGATCGCGGCGATCTTGGTGGGGACAAAGACGTGGAGACGATCGATGTGGATTCGGTCACTTTGCCTTGAATTTTAATTAGGGACTGATTTGGTATGATTTAGGTATCGATCCTGTAGATATTTAATCGACTGGCTATGCATATCAGATTCGCTGAAGTAGATGAAAAATTCATCAAGTCTCAGATAGAAGACGGTTTCTATACTAATGAAACTGAGCTAGTGCGGGATGCGGTGCGGAAAATGCGGGAAACGCAAGAACGGAAGGCGCAATTTCTAGCTGCGGTTCAGTTAGGGATGGATCAGGCCGATCGTGGTGAAACGGTTGCCTATAGTGATGATTTGATGGATCAGATTGCGCAACGGGCAACGGCAAGGGTAGCAGCAGGCAAGCCAATTAAGAATCCTGAGGCTATTGGGACATCACCTAAATTGGAGATGGATGAATAATGGCCGCATAATAAAAAGCCTCCCGATCGCCACAATAGCAAAAGGGAGGATTAGTTTTATTGAAATCAATAAATAAAGCAATTACAAACGACCACGCAGGTATTGCGCCATTTCGTTGGGTTTGGGGGAGTTTTCCACCGCCGTTTCCTCGGTGATCCGTCCCTCTTCATAGAGCTTATAGAGACTCTGGTTCATCGAAACCATGCCATCAAACGTACTCTTGGGAATGATCGATTCGATCTCATCCACCTCATTACGTTTAATGTAATCGCGGATTGCATCGGTGTTGATCATGATTTCATGCACCGCCGCCCGCTTACCATCAGTAGTCCGCACCAGGGTCTGGGCGATCACCGCCACCATTGTTTCCGCCAACTGATCCCGCATTGGTCCTTGTTGGTCTGGCTCATAGAGGTTCAAAATCCGTTCGATCGTTTTGATCGCGCTGTTGGTGTGCAACGTACCAAACACTAAGTGACCAGTTTGGCCAGCTTTGAGGGCAGTATTCACCGTCTCTCGATCGCGCATTTCCCCAATTAGAATAATGTCGGGATCTTCCCGCAACGAAGCTTTCAGGGCATTGTCAAACTTGACCGTATGAATCCCCACTTCCCGTTGTTTGACCAGCGACTTTTTACTTTTGTGCACAAATTCGATCGGATCTTCGATCGAAATAATATTTTTGGCCATCTCAGCATTGATGAAGTCCACCATTGCCGCCATTGTGGTTGACTTACCAGAACCAGTTGGCCCAGTTACCAGGATCAAGCCACGATGGGTATAGCAAAGCTCCCTGAATACTTCGGGCAAGTTCAACTGATCGAGGGTGAGAATTTTAAGCGGAATAATCCGCATTACCAGGGCTGGTCCGCGCAGCGATTCAAAGATATTAATCCGGCAACGGCAATATTCATATTGAGCCGCTCCGTCATACTCCATTGTTTCTTTGAACTGCTGTACCAGCTTTTCTTCCATCACCTCGTGCATCCAGGCATAGAAGGTTTGCTCGTCCGTCACTGGGTATTGCTCTTGAATCATCATGATGCCGCGCTGGCGGAATCGCACCTGTTCATTTACACCCAGGTGCAAGTCAGAACAACCCTGCTCAAAAGCATCCCTGACTAACTGCTCCAGGGACGGTTGGCCAGGATTGCGATTCACCACCAGAGGAATACTGGGCATCGATGGCGGGGGGCCTGGTGGCGGTGGCTTGAGTGCGCCGCCTGGTTGGGGAATGCGGCTAGCTGTTTGTTGCCTTTGGGTTGCATTATCCAATCTGGTACTGGGATTGGGAACCGAAGTTTTTTGAGATGCTACCTTTCGAGCTTGTTGGTTGGGGACTTGGGCTCTGGGGGGTGGAGTGGGTGCACCACCGCGATCGCCAGGATTCCCAGAAGGTGGCGGCGGTAATGGCGGAATACCAGATTGAGACATAAGGCAGAAACCTCTATCTAAGCAACATTTAGCAATAATAATGGTTGGACGATCCTGAGTGAAGATCGAGAGCAAACCGTTTGATCTCGCTATACTTAATATTTGAAAATATTTAAGATTTAAAAATATTTAAAGATTTCAAAATAATTAAGTATGAGGAAATTAAACATTTGATTGACTTGAGCAAAGCTGGCTTTTCGCCTAAATCCAAGCATCAGCAACAGCGATCGCCGAAGTTACAATCGGTCTAGATCGCCATCGGCACAACCTAGGGAATTTTGATCTATTCTATTAGGTAATATCTATTAATTACCACCCGATAATTACCCATAGACGCTATTTTTAAACTTACCCGCAAAATTAGTTATTCATAGCAATTGGTAGGATAGAAATATACTATCTGTTCCTTGATCTATTATGGTGATCAACTTAGCAATCGATAGTAACTAAAGTTTGCCCAGCTAATCTCAAAATTAATTACCGACCCGAAATTATTTAATTTAAGTGCATGAATATCCTTAGTAGCTTACGATCGCAATCGCGCCAATCGAATCATAAAGCAAAATCATCGGCCAATGGCAAATCTGGTAACTCCAAACCCAGGCCAACCAAAGGAATTGAACTAAAGTCTAAGCGCGAACAGGACTTTATGCGCGAGTCGGCTCGAATTGTGGCAACGGTGCTCAAGGAAATGTATGAGATCGCTGCCCCAGGCGTAACTACGGCGGATTTGGATGCCCATGCTGAAAAAAGAATTAGAGAAATGGGCGCAGTGCCAAGCTTTAAGGGTTACCACAATTTCCCCGCTTCCATTTGCTCCAGCATTAATAATGAAGTTGTGCATGGTATCCCCAATCCCAGAAAAGTAATCAAGCCCGGTGATGTGGTCAAGATCGATACGGGTGCCTATAAAAATGGCTTTCATGGTGATTCTTGCATCACGATTATGATCCCGCCCTATGACGAGAAGGCGGCGCTGCTGGTTAAGGTGGCAGAAGAAGCTTTATATAAAGGGATCGAGCAGGTCAAACCTGGCAATCATTTACTGGATATTGCTGGTGCGATCGAAGATCATGTGAAGGCGAATGGTTTTAGCATTGTGGAAGATTTTACTGGTCATGGTGTGGGACGTAACCTGCACGAAGAACCATCGGTATTTAATTTCCGTACCCATCAGCTCCCCAACGTCAAACTCAGGGCGGGCATGACCCTGGCGATCGAACCGATTGTTAATGCTGGTTCCAAGAATGTACGGATTTTGAGCGATCGCTGGACTGCGGTTACGGTCGATCGGTCTTTATCGGCGCAGTTTGAGCATACGGTGCTGATCACGAATGATGGCTATGAAATCCTCACCGATCGCCATAAGGTCTAATTCTTAAGCACGGCATGATCAAGGATGAAAATGCTGTTATCTCAAATATCAAGCATATGGTCGATTATATATCGATTATATTTGGGTTGATCGTTGAACAGTTAAATCATCCCGCTGCCGTGCAACGCTAAGATCGCGCCGATTGCTTCAAAATTGCTTTTATTTATTGTTCTGGTTGCTCTGGTTTCCAAGTGCTATGAAACGCCAGGGGAACCACCTCTGGTAGTGCTAACCGACAGACTGGTTCTGCATTGTCTAGATGTTGCGCGTCCATTACCCACACTTCGCTTTGGTGGGCTGTTGCATCATAAACAGTGATCAGTAGCCAACCCTGCTCAGGGTTATGGACATCAGGGGCATAGACTGGCTCAGAGACATATTTCCCAGCACCAAAATCAGCTTCGTGCATGGTGGCAGATGCATAGTCAAAACTGCCGATCGCGCCAAAGGTTTCCTTGACCGTATTCACGCCCCGTCGATGTATGGCTAGGTAAACATGGCGATGGGGCTGGCCAACCTGGTGAGGATTGATGCGGGGAAATTCACAGATGCGATCGCTAACCCGTTGCATGGTAAGCATTTTGCCAGTTTCCGGCTGCAATCGCCCTTGCCACAGTTCCCCAACCGCTTTGGTTTGTGGGTTGCCAGTGATCACTTCCTGCAAATATTGATTGGTGGCCAGATCGTCGTAACGCACCAGATCAAACATAATATTGCCATCTCGATCGGTGTAGCCATTGCCGAAATGCCATTGATACCAGGCATCAACCTGACTGCGGCTGACTATTTCCAGGTTATTGCGATCGACCACTAAAATTTGCGTGCCTTGCTGGGGCTGCCAGCGCAAGGATTCGCTATAACTCTTGGTTTTTAATAATACGGGCAACACATCCAAGCGCACTGGCGGAATGCAAAACAATAAATATTTCCCAGCCAACACAAAATCATGGACTGGGCAGATCCCCCGCAGCGGAATTGCTTTGCGCTGGATTATTTTGCCGTGGCGATCGGATTTAAAAATATTCAGCGCCGTAGTGCCCCGGTAGGTGATCCCAAAATTAAAAATCTCACCTGTAACTGGGTCTTGTTTGGGGTGGGCAGAGTAGGGGATATTCGGCAGGGTGGCATCGAGATCATCTGCGCCGATCGTAGCCAGGGTTTTGAGATCGAGCGCATAGGGCGATCCGCCTTCCCACAGAGCCAACAGCCGATCGGGCAAAGCCAAAACCGATGTATTGGCGCAATTTTTCAGGTCTGTGTTTAAAAATCTCTGCCACCAGGGGATCGGTGCAACCATGCCATAGTTGGCAAATAGTAACTTGCCTACCTGTTGCTCGGCCAGGTAGCCCTCTGTTTGCACATAGCGATAGGTGCCCTGCGCCCCGCCACGATCAAAATGCACCGCCAGGATCGCGCCATCACCATCAAACCAATGCCCCACCGGAATACCACCGCGCCCAATCCTACCAGGGCCATTGCGATAGAAAGAACCACGCAGACCTGTAGGGATTTGGCCAGCAATTATTGGTAAAGCTTGACAGGCAAATTCATTGGATGGCTGAGCGATCGCCCCATACCAACCATTAGCCTCTTGAGATGGTGGGCTCGAATGATTTGTAGCGGCTGAACCTACCCGATCGTTAATTTCTGGCTGAGGCATATTGTGCTTGGCTTGAACCCGGTTATGATTACTAACCGAGTTTACATTAATTCACAATCCCCTAACAATAGCTTCAATCTAACCGATCGCCTGAGTATAAATTTTGCTAAAGTTCAATATTGCAATATTGCAGCCAGAGGGACACAATTTTAGCCGTTATCTAAACATTCAGGATATTCAGGTAATTAGTCTATTGTTAGTTAGTTAGCTAGCCTGGGATGGCTTGACCCGATGTTGCTTGAGGATATCACGCACATCACTTAAGAAAGCAACAGCATCAGGATATTGGGCTGATTCCACCAGCAAATGACGACATTCTCTAATCAGATCGTTAATCTGCATTAGTTTTTCTTTCTCTGATTTAGATAAATAAATTGGTTCAGTTTTCATTGATTTGACTCACTCTAGGCATAAACGGCAATCCTAAAATCTAGAAATTGCCAAAATAATTAGCTTGACGATCGCGCCATATAAATTTTGATGGACTTGACTGCGATCGAGATGCGGGAGCGCTGATCTGGATTAACCATATCTCTGTTGTGATGTGACGCAGTAGTAAATTGACAACTTAAACACACATATTGGTACTTATCACCACATCTGCATATCCTATCCCAAACCCTAGCCTTGCGGCCTCGGCATAATCCCTGAGGTTTGATCGCCAGCTTAATTGTGACTTGCTTTTGAGCCCATTAAGATTCAATACTAATCATGGTGGGTTAGGCGATCGATCCCTACTGAACTTTTTTACTTTTTTGAGTTTTTTAACTCTGGTTAAGTTGATGTGATTTGTGCTGGATCGGTTCCGGTTCAGGGGATTGAGGTTAAGCGATCGGTTGATGTTGTAACAGAGCTTTAGATTCAAAGCCTAGCGATCGAGATAAAATAAGGCTGCCTTGATCCCTTGCGCTCCAGGCCAGAATCCGCACTCAGCTAGGCATATTAGCTAGCTTAACCCCAAATTAATTAACCCACCCATAAAATATTTAGACTAATGCAACCAGGAATGGAAGCTAACCGCAGCCAGATTGACCAACCCCAAAGTCTCAGTGCCAACTCAACCCCGAAATCGCAGCGCAAACTCTGGTTAGCCGCGATCAAGCCGCCTATGTATAGCGTAGCGATCATGCCGATTGTGGTAGGTACCGCGATCGCCTTCTATCAAACCCAGCAACTCAACTGGCGTAACTTTCTTACTTTTATGTTTGCGGCAATCCTGGTGCTGGCCTGGGAAAACCTTAGCAATGATGTATTTGATTCAGAGACAGGCATTGACCAGAACAAAGCCCACTCAGTGGTTAACCTCACTGGTAATAAAAATCTGGTGTTTGCGATCGCTAATCTCTTCTTGCTACTGGGAATTAGTGGTGTGGTGGCGATCTCATGGTGGCAACGGGATTTTGTGGTATTGGGCATAGTGGTGCTAACTTGCTTGCTGGGCTATAGCTATCAAGGGCCGCCGTTGCGATTGGGCTATTTGGGCTGGGGTGAACCAATTTGTTTCATTTGCTTTGGCCCCCTGGCGATCATGGCCGCCTATTACAGCCAGACTAATGCTTTTTTGATTAATAGCATTAATTCGTCTGCTCAAAATCTTGCCGCATTGGCAGCAGCGGCGATCATTGTGGGGGTAGGGGTGACGCTGGTGCTGTTTTGCTCTCATTTTCACCAGGTTGAGGATGATATTAAGGCGGGGAAGCGATCGCCAGTGGTGCGATTGGGCAGTAAGCGAGCGGCTCAACTAATTCCCTGGGCTGCGGTTAGCATTTATGCCACGACCATAGTTAGCATGATTAGCGGCTTCTTGCCCCTATGGAGTGGTCTGGTTTTGCTCAGCGCCCCGTTTGCCTGGAAGCTCTCTAGTCTGCTGGGCAAATATCATGATCAACCTGCCATGATCACTGAATCTAAATATGTGGCGGTGCTATTGCAGTTTTCCAGTGGTCTGGGGCTGAGTGTGGGCTTGGTGATCGCGCGATTGCTGAATTAGTGGCTAACTTAAACGCTAAAAAATCTCCCCTGGCAATTTTGCGATCGCTGGGGGAGATGGTTTATTTATTTTTACTTATTTTTTGTTCACATCTGCTGCGATATGCTCAGGCAACGCTGATTAGTAATTTAGCAATCTAGCCTGTGAATTAGGCTTTAGCTAACGATTTAGACTTTACTTTTAGGATTTCAATGTACGGCGCTTGGTCACCATCCGATAGGCATCCACAATGTCGCCCTCTTGCCAGGAGGCAAAGCGATCGATGCCTACGCCACATTCAAAGCCAGAAGCCACTTCTTTAGCATCCTCGCGCATCCGTTTGAGCGAATCCAGGGAGCCGGTGGTAATTACCTCGCCCTTGCGCAGCACTCGCACCTTGCAATTGCGAATTAGCTTGCCCGATTGGACATAACAACCAGCCACCACACCCTTGCCCACGGTGAACAAGGCACGTACTTCGGCCTGAC
The sequence above is a segment of the Pseudanabaena sp. PCC 7367 genome. Coding sequences within it:
- a CDS encoding type IV pilus twitching motility protein PilT; the encoded protein is MSQSGIPPLPPPPSGNPGDRGGAPTPPPRAQVPNQQARKVASQKTSVPNPSTRLDNATQRQQTASRIPQPGGALKPPPPGPPPSMPSIPLVVNRNPGQPSLEQLVRDAFEQGCSDLHLGVNEQVRFRQRGIMMIQEQYPVTDEQTFYAWMHEVMEEKLVQQFKETMEYDGAAQYEYCRCRINIFESLRGPALVMRIIPLKILTLDQLNLPEVFRELCYTHRGLILVTGPTGSGKSTTMAAMVDFINAEMAKNIISIEDPIEFVHKSKKSLVKQREVGIHTVKFDNALKASLREDPDIILIGEMRDRETVNTALKAGQTGHLVFGTLHTNSAIKTIERILNLYEPDQQGPMRDQLAETMVAVIAQTLVRTTDGKRAAVHEIMINTDAIRDYIKRNEVDEIESIIPKSTFDGMVSMNQSLYKLYEEGRITEETAVENSPKPNEMAQYLRGRL
- a CDS encoding carotenoid oxygenase family protein, which produces MPQPEINDRVGSAATNHSSPPSQEANGWYGAIAQPSNEFACQALPIIAGQIPTGLRGSFYRNGPGRIGRGGIPVGHWFDGDGAILAVHFDRGGAQGTYRYVQTEGYLAEQQVGKLLFANYGMVAPIPWWQRFLNTDLKNCANTSVLALPDRLLALWEGGSPYALDLKTLATIGADDLDATLPNIPYSAHPKQDPVTGEIFNFGITYRGTTALNIFKSDRHGKIIQRKAIPLRGICPVHDFVLAGKYLLFCIPPVRLDVLPVLLKTKSYSESLRWQPQQGTQILVVDRNNLEIVSRSQVDAWYQWHFGNGYTDRDGNIMFDLVRYDDLATNQYLQEVITGNPQTKAVGELWQGRLQPETGKMLTMQRVSDRICEFPRINPHQVGQPHRHVYLAIHRRGVNTVKETFGAIGSFDYASATMHEADFGAGKYVSEPVYAPDVHNPEQGWLLITVYDATAHQSEVWVMDAQHLDNAEPVCRLALPEVVPLAFHSTWKPEQPEQ
- the map gene encoding type I methionyl aminopeptidase, producing MNILSSLRSQSRQSNHKAKSSANGKSGNSKPRPTKGIELKSKREQDFMRESARIVATVLKEMYEIAAPGVTTADLDAHAEKRIREMGAVPSFKGYHNFPASICSSINNEVVHGIPNPRKVIKPGDVVKIDTGAYKNGFHGDSCITIMIPPYDEKAALLVKVAEEALYKGIEQVKPGNHLLDIAGAIEDHVKANGFSIVEDFTGHGVGRNLHEEPSVFNFRTHQLPNVKLRAGMTLAIEPIVNAGSKNVRILSDRWTAVTVDRSLSAQFEHTVLITNDGYEILTDRHKV
- a CDS encoding ribbon-helix-helix domain-containing protein produces the protein MHIRFAEVDEKFIKSQIEDGFYTNETELVRDAVRKMRETQERKAQFLAAVQLGMDQADRGETVAYSDDLMDQIAQRATARVAAGKPIKNPEAIGTSPKLEMDE
- the menA gene encoding 2-carboxy-1,4-naphthoquinone phytyltransferase, encoding MQPGMEANRSQIDQPQSLSANSTPKSQRKLWLAAIKPPMYSVAIMPIVVGTAIAFYQTQQLNWRNFLTFMFAAILVLAWENLSNDVFDSETGIDQNKAHSVVNLTGNKNLVFAIANLFLLLGISGVVAISWWQRDFVVLGIVVLTCLLGYSYQGPPLRLGYLGWGEPICFICFGPLAIMAAYYSQTNAFLINSINSSAQNLAALAAAAIIVGVGVTLVLFCSHFHQVEDDIKAGKRSPVVRLGSKRAAQLIPWAAVSIYATTIVSMISGFLPLWSGLVLLSAPFAWKLSSLLGKYHDQPAMITESKYVAVLLQFSSGLGLSVGLVIARLLN
- a CDS encoding YkvA family protein, whose protein sequence is MRSLFSLYFRLFRSSRFRWIAILASLVYILSPFDLSPDLMPILGRVDDLVVIVLMLAGLIQNLFIKSSDDEDESDRGDLGGDKDVETIDVDSVTLP